The Sphaerisporangium siamense genome includes the window GATGACGCCGTCGCGCACGTGGATCTGGCGGCGGGCGGCGTCGGCGACCTCGCGGTCGTGCGTGACGAGGACGACCGCGACGCCCCGCTCGGAGTTCAGCGCGGCGAGGATGCCCATCACCTCCTTGCCGTTGCGGGAGTCCAGGTTGCCGGTCGGCTCGTCGGCGAGCACCACCTTGGGGTCGCCGACCAGCGCCCGCGCGATCGCCACCCGCTGCTGCTCGCCGCCGGACATCTGGGACGGCCGGTGGTCCAGGCGGTGGCCGAGGCCGACGGCCTGAAGGGCACGCCTGGCGCGCTCGCGCCGCTCGGCCCCGCCCATCCCCCGGTACACCAGCGGCAGCGCCACGTTGTCCAGCGCCGAGGTGCGGGCGAGCAGGTGGAAGGACTGGAACACGAAGCCGATGGCCTTGTTGCGCAGCTC containing:
- a CDS encoding ABC transporter ATP-binding protein is translated as MTGSPAGVPAFEAVDLTRSYHLDGVSVDALRGVSLRVHHGEFVAIVGPSGSGKSTLMHLLGCLDRPTGGTLRVDGADIATLDDAGLAELRNKAIGFVFQSFHLLARTSALDNVALPLVYRGMGGAERRERARRALQAVGLGHRLDHRPSQMSGGEQQRVAIARALVGDPKVVLADEPTGNLDSRNGKEVMGILAALNSERGVAVVLVTHDREVADAARRQIHVRDGVIERDTGAAP